CCGATGCGCACTGATGCGGTGCGGTCCATCGATGCGCAGCAATTGGCATTCGACATCATGTACTTGAAGCGCCCGGTCCAGCCGACGCCATAAATCGCCGTTTTTTACCGGCACCATTTTGCCGTGCCATTCCCAATGCCAGTTGTTCTCGCGCCAATCGTCCAGCCCGTAACAGATGCCGCGGCGAACATAGCTGCTGCTGGTTTGCAGCGTAACTTTGGCCGGCGAATCGATGGCTTCCAATCCCCGCACCACGGCCAACAATTCCAGCCGTTCTTCCGGCAGCATTGGCTCGGCATCTTCCACATCCACTTGCTGACGACCGTCGACGGTGGCCAGGACGAAGTGCCAATTTCCCGAGCGGTTTTGTTTCCGGCATTCAGCCTTCAGCAAAAAATGGGGAGCACGAATGGACATGGCAACCACGGTGCGGAAATGAGGGTGGGAGCGGATGTAGCCTGGCCGGCTACGGCGGGTCGTTTGGTAAGCCAGCCATCCGGATAGTTTTAGTTATCGCCAGGGTTTACCCAGCCGGTTCAGTTTTCCAGACCGCGAAATTTTCACAATTGGCTTCTAGCACGGACGGCAGCCGTTACAATCGGTGGCGTGCGAAATTTTGGAACTTCGCCGTGAGGATTAAAGTGCCTGAAATCGCCGTCAACACCGCGGAAGTGGGCTTGCTGGAAAGCCAATTACGGCAAAGATTTAACCTTGTCGAACAGCGGTTAATCATCGGCCAAAAAGAGCTAAGCATGCTCCATCCGCGCTCCGCCGACGATTTGATCGACGAAGAAGCCTTCAACCGGGACGAGCGATTGCCCTACTGGGCGGAAATTTGGCCATCCGCCTATGTTTTGGCCCAACAGATTGCCGGCACCCTCACCTCGCCACGGCGAGTCGCCTGCGGAAACCCGGCCCTTTCCCAGAGAGAGAAGTACAAAGAGGGGCCACAAGAGACGAAAAAACAACCTCGATTGCTCGAGCTCGGCTGCGGTTGCGGACTGGCGGTAATGGCTGGATTGGCGGCCGGCTACTGCGTTACCGCAGTTGATTACTATCCCGAAGCCCTGGATTTCGTCCGTTTGAATGCCGCCCGAAACAATCTGCCGCAGCCCGAAACAAAGATAGTCGATTGGCGAAATTATCCGGCCGATTTGGCTGGGTTCGACCTGGTCGTTGCCGCCGACGTGCTTTATGAGCGCGATTACTGCTGGTTGATTGCCGCCGCGATGCGTCAGTCGCTTCTGCCTGGGGGTTTGGGGCTAATTACCGATCCGCAGCGCGGCAAGGCCGAGGCGCTCCCCGATGAATGCCGGCGCGCTGGGCTGAACATCTGCAAACGGCAAGTTTTCGGACCGCTGAACGTTCCCGGCGGCGATCCTGACGTTTGCCAAAGGGTCAATCTATTTGAAATTCGCCGCGCTGAAGAGCAAGCCTGAAAAAAATTAGGTAGTGGGCCAGTTTGATTTTTCAGGGTGGCTGGGGTCGAACGAAGTGAGCCCCCAGTCGCAGAAATTCCGGGGGCTCGGCGGCACTCGACCCCGGCCACCCAAACTGTTTCCATCAAATTGGCCCCCTACCAAAAATTACCCATTGAACCTGCGCAATACAAAGCCCGGGGGATCCAACCCCCGGGCTTTTATTGAGCGCGCCGCAGCGCGACCCA
The window above is part of the Pirellulales bacterium genome. Proteins encoded here:
- a CDS encoding RNase H family protein → MSIRAPHFLLKAECRKQNRSGNWHFVLATVDGRQQVDVEDAEPMLPEERLELLAVVRGLEAIDSPAKVTLQTSSSYVRRGICYGLDDWRENNWHWEWHGKMVPVKNGDLWRRLDRALQVHDVECQLLRIDGPHRISAHR
- a CDS encoding class I SAM-dependent methyltransferase — protein: MRIKVPEIAVNTAEVGLLESQLRQRFNLVEQRLIIGQKELSMLHPRSADDLIDEEAFNRDERLPYWAEIWPSAYVLAQQIAGTLTSPRRVACGNPALSQREKYKEGPQETKKQPRLLELGCGCGLAVMAGLAAGYCVTAVDYYPEALDFVRLNAARNNLPQPETKIVDWRNYPADLAGFDLVVAADVLYERDYCWLIAAAMRQSLLPGGLGLITDPQRGKAEALPDECRRAGLNICKRQVFGPLNVPGGDPDVCQRVNLFEIRRAEEQA